Proteins found in one Brachyspira murdochii DSM 12563 genomic segment:
- a CDS encoding Ig-like domain-containing alpha-2-macroglobulin family protein yields MLNMLKLKTIYYSAIMLFIMGVSMFAAVAIDRTSPIGENTSRYNYEAITVTFNQQMVALQSIKEVTNEYFSFNVDVKGSYRWLSINTLAFYPSEPLPDNTAIEVTLKKGIKSELTGEVLENDYTWTFNTLRPIMQKSSPYDRQSDLATDVNIVVYYNMPIYLESAKENIELISSNTYKNIDFDVRYARLEDLREWETNEYKLEQVLVIKPKSVLDKNDKITVYIEEGLAAINGNLGTADNDSFTFSTHDNFYFNGDSEQTVTASYSPDAPRINFSTRVEWADLIRNMEITPAIQLPTEEDIQQNSWSSKSFSLYSLRFNPNVTYNIKINGSLKDAYGQTLGEEQNITLNVTDYNPSLSIPSGMGVVESYEGIKLPVQVMNPNTINIQSRYVDKENIIPFLFVNKEVYRYDESAEFRNYTNQYKNLLGYNNTTQYTPDVERNRYITTALYLTNYMNNKQYGLLSIEFKSKTGYQSQYDYSSSSQIQITSMGVTGKFSGDSNTIFVTDLKTGMPIEGATVEIRDDFNRVLEKAITDENGIATTKGFRTLGINRVSRWSSPRQWAIVTKGDDVSFINSDWGTGVSPWRMDISYNDAPPTKDYNGSMFTERGIYKPGEEVHIKGVIRENKIGSWQIPNDLKNGTFTINNSRGEEIHKGTITLNEYGSYLIDFTLPADAPTGYYNVNAEFKSDSNNDREENTSYSLSQSFRVEEFKPLEYESRLWVEDKNYYLGDTMPIKMSGWYLFGEPMISNQVDYNISMNETFFTPPNNAGFRFTKLSWFEDEYYNNYYSMIANGTASLDENGEYAYSPTVDASRSIHAAYVTIESTISGEDSQRVSTTKSVLVHGSDYYIGIKRQGYFLETDKPTQLEFIAADPEGNRLEGKQIEVQVIRRHWESVRKAITGGRFEWESKQIDDVVETATVTTAKDPAAFSFTPTNSGLYIVLARAKDSKNREVASDEYMYVIGKDYAPWAMFDDDLLELITEKEEYQPYETARIMVKSPYESATALVTVEREYVIDSFVTNIEGSTALIEVPIKPEYLPNVYVGVSLVKGRVENEAYTNYATDEGKPSFKIGYAGLSVSPREKELNVKITKSADSLEPRDEMTVDLYVETKESKPMETEIMLSVVDVGVLNLIGYKTPNWFNTFYGKRPLSVASADTRIHLIGQRNYGEKGDTPGGDGMRANASLMAKAEAMGMDVFSIRKNFLTTAFYQGRVKTDAEGKATVTFNLPDNITSFRIMASAINKDGYFGASDDVVVVKKNIMLMPTLPEFAYVEDKLKAGTLVYNYSDKDLEIEVQAVASNAMIENDVQKITVPKGGNADVRFDIIATNRGEAKVTILAKGGEYTDAVEKSFEVNVPMTTESVAVFSSTTNNNTDLMIRVPNITEAYRGAGSLEVYMSPSAFSELSGGINYLINYPYLCLEQQLSRVYPIITSKRLLVDMKLTDISEAELDKTVTDFLKTMPTYQSLNGGFSYWPSKTWISPWLTAYAADAMIKAKKEGYSIDENSLQLALEYINNYAKSGNAEKPSFWNDEYINLSSIAYIAAVLAEGGYNTNDVKAIIDRIYPEVNNIPFYGQVQLMRAMYYNKYDNNAFTNVRQYILNTIKEDPTTAHYELEGRYANLYWIHSSSVRDTSVALYALIETGYDNAINEKVVRWLVQSRKNGRYLNTQDNVSVFAAMNMYYKKYENVSPNFKAEFIYQGQTLLAETFSSRTQPSLTKNYALDKFMNDRLSNLNTRSALASIKRNGDGRLYYGVRLTYAPRDLAVNRDAGIKVVREYQTKDGKVLDLTKDRFKQGEEYVVVVKVTVPYERHFVVVDTPIASGMRILNSSFATESSEVKNITGNQGTSWWGGFNHTENYNDKILLFADILDKGEHVYKYVVRAATPGEYLLPATKAEEMYNPEVFGYDGQYKVIIEAK; encoded by the coding sequence ATGTTAAATATGTTAAAATTGAAAACTATTTATTATTCTGCTATTATGTTATTTATAATGGGGGTAAGTATGTTTGCAGCAGTTGCTATTGATAGAACAAGTCCAATAGGTGAAAATACTAGCAGATATAACTATGAGGCAATAACTGTAACATTCAATCAGCAGATGGTTGCTTTGCAGTCTATAAAAGAAGTAACTAATGAATATTTCAGTTTTAATGTAGATGTTAAGGGAAGTTATAGATGGCTTTCTATTAATACTTTAGCATTTTATCCTAGCGAGCCTTTGCCGGATAATACAGCTATTGAAGTTACGCTTAAAAAAGGAATAAAAAGCGAACTTACGGGAGAAGTATTAGAAAATGATTATACTTGGACTTTTAATACTTTAAGACCTATAATGCAGAAAAGCTCTCCTTATGACAGACAGTCAGATTTGGCTACTGATGTTAATATAGTTGTTTATTATAATATGCCTATATATCTTGAAAGTGCCAAAGAAAATATAGAATTAATTTCAAGCAATACCTACAAGAATATAGATTTTGATGTTAGATATGCAAGATTAGAAGATTTAAGAGAATGGGAAACTAATGAATACAAACTTGAACAGGTATTAGTTATAAAGCCTAAAAGTGTTTTAGATAAGAACGATAAAATAACAGTGTATATAGAAGAGGGGCTTGCTGCCATTAATGGAAATTTAGGAACAGCAGATAATGACAGTTTTACTTTTTCTACACATGATAACTTCTATTTCAATGGAGATAGTGAGCAGACAGTAACAGCGTCATACTCACCAGACGCACCTAGAATTAATTTCTCTACAAGAGTTGAATGGGCTGACTTAATAAGAAATATGGAAATCACTCCGGCAATTCAGCTTCCTACAGAAGAAGATATACAGCAAAACTCTTGGAGCTCTAAAAGTTTTTCACTTTACTCTTTAAGGTTTAATCCTAATGTTACATACAATATAAAAATAAACGGAAGTCTTAAAGATGCTTACGGTCAAACTTTAGGAGAAGAACAAAACATTACATTAAATGTTACAGACTATAATCCAAGCCTTTCTATACCTTCTGGAATGGGAGTTGTAGAATCTTATGAAGGAATAAAACTTCCAGTACAGGTAATGAATCCAAATACTATTAATATACAAAGCAGATATGTTGATAAAGAAAATATCATACCATTTTTATTTGTGAATAAAGAAGTATACAGATATGATGAAAGTGCAGAGTTTAGAAATTATACAAATCAATATAAAAACTTATTAGGCTATAATAATACTACACAATACACTCCAGATGTTGAAAGAAACAGATACATCACAACAGCACTTTATTTAACAAACTATATGAATAATAAACAATACGGACTTTTATCAATAGAGTTTAAAAGTAAGACTGGATATCAAAGTCAGTATGACTATTCATCATCTTCACAGATACAAATTACATCTATGGGAGTAACAGGAAAATTCTCAGGAGATTCAAATACAATATTCGTAACAGATTTAAAAACAGGAATGCCTATTGAAGGAGCTACTGTAGAAATAAGAGATGACTTTAACAGAGTATTAGAAAAAGCAATTACCGATGAAAACGGAATAGCTACTACTAAAGGATTTAGAACTTTAGGTATAAACAGAGTAAGCAGATGGTCATCACCAAGACAATGGGCTATAGTTACAAAAGGAGATGATGTATCTTTTATAAATAGTGATTGGGGTACTGGCGTTTCACCTTGGAGAATGGATATAAGCTATAATGATGCTCCTCCTACTAAAGATTATAACGGCTCTATGTTTACAGAAAGAGGTATTTATAAACCAGGAGAAGAGGTACATATAAAAGGTGTTATAAGGGAAAATAAAATAGGCAGTTGGCAGATACCTAATGATTTAAAAAACGGAACATTTACAATCAACAATTCAAGAGGTGAAGAGATACATAAAGGAACAATTACTTTAAATGAATATGGTTCTTATTTGATAGATTTTACACTTCCAGCCGATGCTCCTACAGGTTATTATAATGTAAATGCCGAGTTTAAAAGCGATTCTAATAATGACAGAGAAGAAAATACTTCATACAGTTTATCACAAAGTTTCAGAGTAGAAGAGTTTAAACCTTTAGAATATGAAAGCAGATTATGGGTTGAAGATAAAAATTATTATTTAGGCGATACTATGCCTATAAAAATGTCTGGCTGGTATTTATTCGGCGAGCCTATGATATCTAATCAGGTAGACTATAATATATCTATGAATGAAACTTTCTTCACTCCGCCTAATAATGCAGGATTCAGATTTACAAAATTAAGCTGGTTTGAAGATGAATATTATAATAATTATTATTCTATGATAGCAAACGGTACAGCTTCATTAGATGAAAACGGAGAATATGCCTACTCTCCTACTGTAGATGCAAGCCGTTCTATACATGCAGCTTATGTTACTATAGAATCAACTATATCAGGAGAGGATTCTCAGAGAGTAAGCACAACTAAAAGCGTATTAGTTCATGGAAGCGATTATTATATAGGTATAAAAAGACAAGGTTATTTCTTAGAAACTGACAAGCCTACACAATTAGAGTTTATAGCAGCAGACCCTGAAGGCAATAGACTTGAAGGCAAACAAATAGAAGTACAGGTTATAAGAAGACATTGGGAATCTGTAAGAAAGGCTATAACAGGCGGAAGATTTGAATGGGAATCTAAACAGATTGATGATGTTGTTGAAACTGCTACCGTTACAACAGCTAAAGACCCTGCTGCTTTTAGTTTTACTCCTACAAACTCCGGACTTTATATAGTATTGGCAAGGGCAAAAGATTCTAAAAACAGAGAGGTTGCTTCTGATGAATATATGTATGTTATAGGTAAGGATTATGCTCCTTGGGCTATGTTTGATGATGATTTGCTAGAGCTTATAACCGAAAAAGAAGAGTATCAGCCTTATGAAACAGCTAGAATAATGGTAAAATCTCCTTATGAATCTGCTACTGCTTTGGTAACAGTTGAAAGAGAATATGTAATAGATTCTTTTGTAACAAATATAGAAGGCTCTACTGCTTTAATAGAAGTACCTATAAAACCAGAATATTTACCTAATGTTTATGTAGGTGTTTCACTTGTTAAAGGAAGAGTTGAAAATGAAGCTTATACTAATTATGCTACTGATGAAGGAAAGCCGTCATTTAAAATAGGTTATGCAGGACTTTCAGTTTCTCCTCGTGAAAAAGAGCTTAATGTAAAAATAACAAAATCTGCTGACAGCCTAGAGCCTCGTGATGAGATGACAGTTGATTTGTATGTTGAAACAAAAGAAAGCAAACCTATGGAAACAGAGATAATGTTAAGCGTTGTTGATGTGGGAGTACTAAATTTAATAGGATATAAAACTCCTAATTGGTTTAATACATTCTACGGAAAAAGACCTTTGAGTGTTGCAAGTGCCGATACAAGAATACATTTGATAGGTCAGCGTAACTACGGAGAGAAAGGAGATACACCGGGCGGAGATGGTATGAGAGCTAATGCTTCACTGATGGCTAAAGCTGAAGCTATGGGTATGGACGTATTCAGCATAAGAAAAAATTTCCTTACTACTGCATTCTATCAAGGAAGAGTAAAAACTGATGCTGAGGGTAAAGCTACAGTTACATTTAATTTACCAGATAATATTACATCATTTAGAATAATGGCTTCTGCTATAAATAAAGACGGTTATTTCGGTGCTTCTGATGATGTTGTTGTAGTTAAGAAAAATATTATGCTTATGCCTACACTTCCAGAGTTTGCTTATGTTGAAGATAAATTAAAAGCTGGTACTTTAGTTTACAACTATTCTGATAAAGATTTAGAAATAGAAGTTCAGGCCGTTGCTTCTAATGCTATGATAGAAAATGATGTACAAAAAATAACAGTTCCTAAAGGCGGAAATGCTGATGTAAGATTTGATATTATAGCTACAAACAGAGGAGAGGCTAAAGTTACAATACTTGCTAAAGGTGGAGAATATACTGATGCTGTAGAGAAATCATTTGAAGTTAATGTACCTATGACTACAGAGTCAGTTGCAGTATTCTCAAGCACTACAAACAACAATACCGACTTGATGATAAGAGTACCTAATATTACAGAAGCGTATAGAGGTGCTGGAAGTTTGGAAGTTTATATGTCGCCTAGTGCATTTAGTGAACTTTCTGGAGGAATTAATTATCTTATTAATTATCCTTATCTTTGTTTAGAACAGCAGTTATCAAGAGTTTATCCTATAATAACAAGCAAAAGATTATTAGTAGATATGAAACTTACTGATATATCAGAGGCAGAATTAGATAAGACAGTAACTGATTTCTTGAAAACTATGCCGACATATCAAAGTCTTAATGGCGGATTCTCATACTGGCCTAGCAAAACTTGGATATCACCATGGCTTACTGCTTATGCTGCTGATGCTATGATTAAGGCTAAAAAAGAGGGATACTCTATTGATGAAAACTCTTTACAGTTGGCATTAGAATATATAAACAATTATGCTAAAAGCGGAAATGCTGAAAAACCTAGCTTCTGGAATGATGAATACATTAATTTATCTTCTATAGCTTATATTGCTGCAGTTCTTGCTGAAGGCGGATACAATACTAATGATGTAAAAGCTATAATAGATAGAATATACCCAGAAGTTAATAATATACCTTTCTATGGACAGGTTCAGTTAATGAGGGCTATGTATTATAACAAATACGACAATAATGCATTTACTAATGTAAGGCAGTATATACTTAATACTATTAAAGAAGACCCTACTACTGCACATTATGAACTTGAAGGAAGATATGCTAATCTTTATTGGATACACTCTTCATCAGTAAGAGATACTTCTGTTGCTTTATATGCATTAATAGAAACAGGATATGATAATGCTATTAATGAAAAAGTGGTTCGCTGGCTTGTTCAGTCAAGAAAAAACGGCAGATATTTAAATACTCAGGATAATGTTTCAGTATTTGCTGCTATGAATATGTATTATAAAAAATACGAAAATGTTAGTCCTAATTTCAAAGCAGAGTTTATATATCAGGGACAAACTTTACTTGCAGAAACATTCAGTTCAAGAACTCAGCCTAGCTTAACAAAAAATTATGCTTTAGATAAGTTTATGAATGACAGATTAAGTAATTTAAATACTAGAAGTGCTTTAGCAAGTATCAAAAGAAACGGAGACGGAAGGCTTTATTATGGAGTAAGACTTACTTATGCACCTCGTGATTTAGCTGTAAATAGAGACGCTGGAATAAAAGTTGTTAGAGAGTATCAAACTAAAGACGGTAAAGTATTAGACCTTACAAAAGATAGATTCAAACAAGGCGAAGAATATGTTGTTGTAGTGAAAGTTACAGTTCCTTATGAGAGACATTTTGTAGTAGTTGATACTCCTATTGCTTCTGGTATGAGAATATTAAACTCTTCATTTGCTACAGAAAGCAGCGAAGTTAAAAACATTACCGGCAATCAAGGTACAAGCTGGTGGGGCGGGTTTAATCATACTGAAAACTACAATGACAAAATATTATTATTTGCTGATATTCTTGACAAGGGAGAGCATGTATACAAATATGTAGTTAGAGCAGCTACTCCTGGTGAATATTTGCTTCCTGCTACTAAAGCTGAAGAGATGTACAATCCAGAAGTATTTGGTTATGACGGACAGTATAAAGTAATAATTGAGGCTAAGTAA
- a CDS encoding ankyrin repeat domain-containing protein produces MRNIFIFMIIFSVSLFAKQYASPLMEALERRDVKKAIELINSGADINIKDRMGETPLIEAAEEGLTEVVQVLVDKKVNLNVGNVRNRTALSRASSRGHAEIVRILVKAGADVNIKDKYGKSALNYASERNHKEIVSILKNAGAR; encoded by the coding sequence ATGAGAAACATATTTATTTTTATGATTATTTTTAGTGTAAGTTTATTTGCCAAACAGTATGCTTCACCTTTAATGGAGGCTTTAGAGAGAAGAGATGTAAAAAAAGCAATAGAATTAATAAACTCAGGAGCTGATATTAATATTAAAGACAGAATGGGGGAAACTCCATTAATAGAAGCAGCAGAAGAGGGCTTAACAGAAGTGGTTCAGGTTTTAGTTGATAAAAAAGTTAATCTTAATGTAGGGAATGTTAGAAACAGAACAGCATTGAGCAGAGCTTCTTCCAGAGGTCATGCAGAAATAGTACGCATATTGGTAAAAGCTGGTGCAGATGTTAATATTAAAGATAAATATGGTAAGAGTGCATTAAATTATGCCTCTGAAAGAAATCATAAAGAAATAGTATCAATATTAAAGAACGCAGGAGCAAGATAA
- a CDS encoding META domain-containing protein — protein sequence MKKLLSLVLAGMGTIFAVSCSGNKTDTSSNAPTDTAITAAVITVDDLVGKEFSLTNMYEGKEVTIAFPAANMLGGKSAVNSYTTEFALDGEKITLTALASTKMAGPEEDMAVENEYLEILNGANTISLDGDVLTITTASGTNLIYTFIGNVELPAADTNN from the coding sequence ATGAAAAAATTATTATCACTAGTTCTCGCAGGTATGGGAACAATCTTTGCAGTATCATGTTCAGGAAATAAAACTGATACATCATCTAATGCACCTACTGATACAGCTATAACAGCAGCTGTAATTACAGTTGATGATTTAGTAGGTAAAGAATTTTCTCTTACTAATATGTATGAAGGAAAAGAAGTTACTATAGCTTTTCCAGCAGCTAATATGTTAGGCGGAAAATCAGCTGTTAATAGCTATACTACAGAGTTTGCTTTAGACGGAGAAAAAATTACATTAACTGCTTTAGCTTCTACTAAAATGGCAGGACCTGAAGAAGATATGGCTGTAGAAAATGAATATTTAGAAATATTAAACGGAGCTAATACTATTTCTTTAGACGGAGATGTATTAACTATAACTACAGCTTCAGGTACAAATTTAATTTATACTTTTATAGGTAATGTAGAGCTTCCTGCTGCTGATACTAACAATTAA
- a CDS encoding LysM peptidoglycan-binding domain-containing protein: protein MKRGLFLFITLSLSSLLYAQEELVLPPELPDNLPLSIKESDDYKLAQRYREMALEAHDAGDYNQSIEYSRQSKEYSDKIISRYGVYEYVLNSQRDAERKLSLFKGVGGDTNELTMNLYNLSVNDINSANNMFDSAANSTDYTNTMLEYNKSSEKSELGYNVLAIDLRREYLISESVLTNGDANDTQITNLRDESANLLASNDYTNSLTKSRDAMSILDRLEAPLEYAKAQEAMDKAKKDGYNESKPNMYNEASKSLSSAGETLIANNYSESLMHSKNVISLVNSMGVSGDNNEAVAVTDGAFPKYYTVQARKTNTDSLWRIASYDFIYGNGNLWNKIYEANKDKIKDPSVIRAGQVLTIPSLKGELREGTYDSNQTYSSIKNFSTNNQRTSETTVNEETAAEEETVGENVAVDEEAVIEEVVTEEEMTEETATDEETANEDMAADEELTEEDTITAEERAAVKEGEIVVEDEEEVQEQAEETENSVIDEQIDNTAETENQ from the coding sequence ATGAAAAGAGGACTATTTTTATTTATTACTTTATCATTATCAAGTTTATTATATGCTCAGGAAGAGCTGGTACTTCCTCCTGAACTTCCTGATAATTTGCCTTTGTCTATAAAGGAAAGCGATGATTATAAATTGGCACAGAGATACAGAGAAATGGCTTTAGAAGCACATGATGCTGGTGATTATAATCAAAGTATAGAATATTCAAGACAAAGTAAAGAATATTCTGATAAAATTATATCAAGATACGGTGTTTATGAATATGTTTTAAATAGCCAGAGAGATGCTGAAAGAAAATTGAGTTTATTTAAAGGTGTAGGCGGAGATACCAATGAACTTACTATGAACTTATACAATTTATCAGTTAATGATATTAATTCAGCAAATAATATGTTTGATTCTGCTGCCAACAGTACAGATTATACAAATACTATGCTTGAATATAATAAATCTTCTGAAAAATCAGAATTGGGTTATAATGTACTTGCTATAGATTTGAGAAGAGAATATTTAATCAGCGAATCAGTATTAACTAACGGAGATGCTAATGATACTCAAATAACTAACTTAAGAGATGAATCTGCAAACTTATTAGCAAGTAATGATTATACAAACTCTCTAACAAAATCAAGAGATGCTATGAGTATACTTGACAGATTAGAAGCTCCTTTAGAATATGCAAAAGCTCAGGAAGCTATGGATAAAGCTAAAAAAGATGGTTATAATGAAAGCAAACCTAATATGTATAATGAAGCTTCAAAATCTTTATCTTCTGCCGGAGAAACTTTGATAGCTAATAATTATTCAGAATCTTTAATGCATTCAAAAAATGTTATTAGTTTAGTAAATTCAATGGGTGTTTCAGGCGATAATAATGAAGCGGTTGCAGTAACAGACGGAGCTTTCCCTAAATATTATACAGTTCAGGCAAGAAAAACTAATACTGACTCTTTATGGCGTATAGCTTCTTATGACTTTATATACGGAAACGGTAATTTATGGAATAAAATATATGAAGCTAACAAGGATAAAATTAAAGATCCTTCTGTAATAAGAGCAGGACAAGTATTAACTATACCAAGCCTTAAAGGGGAACTTAGAGAAGGTACTTATGATTCTAATCAAACTTATAGCAGTATAAAAAACTTCTCTACAAATAATCAGAGAACTTCTGAAACTACAGTTAATGAAGAAACTGCAGCAGAAGAAGAAACAGTAGGTGAGAATGTAGCAGTAGATGAAGAAGCGGTAATAGAAGAAGTTGTAACAGAAGAAGAAATGACAGAAGAAACAGCAACAGATGAAGAAACAGCAAATGAAGATATGGCAGCAGATGAAGAATTAACAGAAGAAGATACTATCACAGCAGAAGAGAGAGCCGCTGTTAAAGAGGGTGAAATTGTTGTAGAAGATGAAGAAGAAGTTCAGGAACAAGCAGAAGAGACAGAAAATTCTGTTATAGATGAACAAATAGATAACACTGCTGAAACTGAAAATCAATAA
- a CDS encoding peptidylprolyl isomerase, whose translation MGKKLKIILISLVCVAVFGAVLIAQKPKTSKEHLFIETDFGTIEIAFFPDKAPKHVEAIKKLANEGFYNGTLFHRVIPGFMIQGGDPLSKQPNRALHGTGGPNFVIPAEFNDVSHRRGICSMARSQSINSAGSQFFICVADSTFLDGQYTVWGEVVSGMDVADKIAALKRDANDNPIEPARMNRVYVKTVN comes from the coding sequence TTGGGTAAAAAGTTAAAAATTATTCTTATTTCACTGGTTTGTGTTGCTGTATTTGGGGCTGTACTTATAGCACAGAAACCTAAAACTTCAAAAGAACATTTATTTATTGAAACGGATTTTGGTACTATAGAAATAGCTTTCTTTCCGGATAAAGCACCAAAACATGTAGAAGCTATAAAAAAACTTGCTAATGAAGGTTTTTATAATGGTACTCTTTTTCACAGAGTTATACCGGGTTTTATGATTCAGGGAGGAGATCCTTTGAGCAAACAGCCTAACAGAGCTTTGCATGGTACTGGAGGTCCTAATTTTGTTATACCTGCTGAGTTTAATGATGTTTCTCATAGAAGAGGAATATGCTCTATGGCTAGGAGTCAGAGCATTAACAGTGCTGGTTCTCAATTCTTTATCTGTGTAGCTGACAGTACATTTTTAGATGGTCAGTATACAGTTTGGGGTGAAGTTGTTAGCGGAATGGATGTTGCTGATAAGATAGCAGCTTTAAAAAGAGATGCTAATGATAATCCTATAGAACCTGCCAGAATGAACAGAGTTTATGTAAAAACAGTTAATTAA
- a CDS encoding peptidylprolyl isomerase: MEHLFIETDYGTIEIEFYEKLAPKHVEAIKKLANEGFYDGIRFHRVIPNFMIQGGDPVSKDAAKRHLHGTGGPGFNIPAEFSDKPHKRGICSMARSQHPDSAGSQFFICVADAPHLDGQYTVWGNVVNGMDVADKIVSLKRDHNDNPLENSAMNKVYIKEVE; the protein is encoded by the coding sequence ATGGAACATTTATTTATAGAAACAGACTATGGTACTATAGAAATAGAATTCTACGAAAAATTAGCACCAAAGCATGTAGAAGCTATAAAAAAGCTTGCTAATGAAGGTTTTTATGACGGAATTAGATTTCATAGAGTAATACCTAACTTTATGATACAAGGGGGAGATCCTGTAAGTAAAGATGCTGCAAAAAGACATTTGCATGGTACTGGAGGTCCGGGATTTAATATTCCTGCTGAGTTCAGTGATAAACCTCATAAAAGAGGAATATGCTCTATGGCTAGAAGTCAGCATCCAGACAGTGCAGGCTCTCAATTTTTTATTTGTGTTGCTGATGCTCCTCATTTAGACGGTCAGTATACAGTATGGGGTAATGTTGTTAATGGAATGGACGTTGCTGATAAGATAGTATCATTAAAAAGAGATCATAATGATAATCCTTTGGAAAACTCTGCTATGAATAAAGTTTATATTAAAGAGGTAGAATAA
- a CDS encoding sodium/glutamate symporter yields the protein MTSQILTQLLQALSLLSVLLLLGVFLRAKVKLFQKLYLPASVIGGFIGLLISPEILGRLSSISISEEYIKTYSLLPGILSVPIFAAVPLGMFLNEKKNIKSLYPTKVLIAFGIFQCASMLQSAIGYATNMLFTKINPEIGMYRTFGYELSAGFAGGHGLAAATGKLLEGFGIPQWEIAQGVALTTATIGLVGGMIFGIIFINIAVRTNKTSVIKKIVNENTENINKIDRNMERGYNNDINTQSSLGRETFLSSSIETITFHLAIIFAVCGIAYIVLNFIKKLGIAGLDVLPVWTYSMIIMFALNMLIKKLKLAWMVDAKVKAKIMGTLSDFAIVSAITSLPIKAIMHYIVPIIVMCIAGFIFTYLIVFIFNNMLFKNDYAFERAIISWGTLTGVLITGMTLLKICDPEYKSPALTEFSLGFSLMSVTGLLIVPILNTVLAVGSTFDNFITAVISSALYLAFAFIVYFFQRKVKA from the coding sequence ATGACATCTCAAATCTTAACACAATTACTTCAAGCATTATCTCTACTTTCAGTGCTTCTTCTTTTGGGGGTATTTTTAAGGGCTAAAGTAAAACTATTTCAAAAACTATATCTTCCAGCTTCTGTAATAGGCGGTTTTATAGGGCTTTTGATATCCCCTGAAATATTAGGACGATTATCAAGCATATCAATATCAGAAGAATATATCAAAACTTATTCGCTTTTACCCGGTATTTTATCTGTTCCTATATTTGCAGCTGTACCTTTAGGAATGTTTTTAAATGAAAAGAAAAATATTAAATCATTATACCCAACAAAAGTATTAATAGCATTTGGTATATTTCAATGTGCAAGTATGCTTCAGTCAGCTATAGGATATGCTACTAATATGTTATTTACAAAAATAAATCCGGAAATTGGAATGTACAGAACTTTCGGATACGAACTGTCTGCCGGTTTTGCAGGAGGTCATGGACTTGCTGCTGCTACCGGAAAACTTCTTGAAGGTTTTGGAATACCTCAATGGGAAATAGCTCAGGGTGTTGCTTTAACCACTGCTACTATAGGGCTTGTAGGAGGAATGATATTTGGTATTATATTTATAAACATTGCTGTTAGAACAAATAAAACAAGCGTTATAAAAAAAATAGTTAATGAAAATACTGAAAACATAAATAAAATAGATAGAAATATGGAAAGAGGATATAATAATGATATAAATACTCAATCAAGTTTAGGACGCGAGACTTTTTTAAGCAGCTCCATAGAGACTATTACTTTTCATTTGGCTATTATATTTGCAGTATGCGGTATTGCCTACATAGTTTTAAACTTTATAAAAAAATTAGGCATAGCTGGTTTGGATGTTCTTCCTGTATGGACTTACTCTATGATAATAATGTTTGCTTTAAATATGCTCATAAAAAAATTAAAACTTGCATGGATGGTAGATGCAAAAGTAAAGGCTAAAATAATGGGTACATTAAGCGACTTTGCCATAGTATCTGCAATAACGAGCCTGCCTATAAAAGCTATTATGCATTATATAGTTCCTATAATAGTTATGTGTATAGCAGGGTTTATATTTACTTACTTAATAGTATTTATATTCAATAATATGCTATTTAAAAATGATTATGCATTTGAAAGAGCTATAATTTCTTGGGGTACTTTAACAGGCGTACTTATAACTGGAATGACTCTTCTAAAAATATGCGACCCAGAATATAAAAGCCCTGCTCTAACCGAATTTTCTCTTGGATTTTCTCTTATGTCAGTTACTGGTCTTTTAATAGTACCAATACTTAATACTGTACTTGCTGTAGGCTCTACTTTTGATAATTTTATTACTGCTGTGATAAGTTCAGCACTTTATTTGGCATTTGCATTTATAGTGTATTTCTTTCAAAGAAAAGTAAAAGCATAA